A genomic segment from Thermotoga neapolitana DSM 4359 encodes:
- a CDS encoding MFS transporter — MKNTYLFLTLEGIFSLFYSLLVQGPVFTGLAMLFNLDEFLLSIAAAVPPMMQFFQLFASFFVRKYRKRRFLVNVFNALSRFSFAALVVFILLGKTDPIVFIASLMISQIFAALSSSTWNSWMRDLIPPEERGRVFGNRNMFLSIGNAFIIYLYSFLVDRFSMGFVFVLLISSVGTVLSILSMNKIPDVPVKVSGSGVPLKAVFKDDNFMRFVLFTFYWNMAVTFSSAFYHYHLLKNLNVSYTYIAYMMILNNFVAMLAYRVLGKISDNVGHKTIAEFGIVLASLVSGMWLFMNGGTYRTLMFADAVISSVAWSAINLSLAILPMEVAFESDPIFFGLNASFASVGSLAGSFLGGIVAKLLSDIYVNVSGFEIYGLQILFLMAGFFRFSAIFLLRKVKVRQYIPFRAFMLSTLFVTLRRPVYRLMDVYLILKRSGERVRKTAGRLKKRKGDSDEQGKGQS, encoded by the coding sequence ATGAAAAACACCTATCTTTTTCTCACACTCGAAGGTATCTTTTCACTGTTCTATTCTTTGCTCGTTCAGGGTCCCGTTTTTACGGGACTTGCGATGCTTTTCAACCTGGATGAGTTCCTCCTAAGCATCGCCGCCGCCGTACCACCCATGATGCAGTTCTTTCAACTTTTCGCTTCTTTCTTCGTGCGAAAGTACAGAAAGAGGCGCTTTCTCGTCAACGTGTTCAACGCCCTGAGCAGATTCAGTTTTGCAGCGCTCGTTGTGTTCATTCTCCTTGGAAAAACAGATCCGATTGTCTTCATCGCTTCCCTGATGATCTCACAGATCTTTGCGGCCCTCTCAAGCAGCACCTGGAACTCCTGGATGAGAGATCTCATTCCCCCTGAAGAAAGGGGAAGGGTGTTCGGAAACAGAAACATGTTCCTTTCCATAGGCAACGCCTTCATAATATACCTCTACTCCTTCCTGGTCGATCGTTTCTCCATGGGTTTTGTCTTTGTGCTTCTCATCTCCTCGGTGGGAACTGTTCTTTCCATCCTCTCGATGAACAAGATTCCAGACGTCCCGGTAAAGGTATCGGGAAGTGGTGTCCCTCTGAAGGCCGTCTTCAAAGACGACAACTTCATGAGGTTCGTTCTCTTCACGTTCTACTGGAACATGGCGGTTACGTTCTCTTCTGCGTTCTACCATTACCACCTTCTGAAGAACCTGAACGTGAGTTACACCTACATCGCCTACATGATGATACTGAACAATTTCGTGGCGATGCTGGCCTACAGGGTTCTGGGAAAGATCTCCGACAACGTCGGACACAAAACGATAGCAGAGTTTGGAATAGTGCTTGCCTCACTTGTTTCTGGGATGTGGCTTTTCATGAACGGTGGAACGTACAGGACTTTGATGTTTGCAGATGCGGTGATCTCCTCTGTGGCCTGGTCTGCCATAAACCTGTCGCTTGCCATTCTCCCCATGGAGGTTGCCTTCGAATCGGACCCCATCTTTTTCGGCCTGAACGCTTCTTTTGCCAGTGTGGGAAGTCTGGCAGGCTCTTTCCTGGGCGGGATCGTCGCAAAACTTCTTTCTGACATCTACGTGAACGTAAGCGGTTTTGAGATCTACGGTCTTCAGATACTCTTTTTAATGGCTGGATTCTTCAGATTCTCTGCTATATTCCTGTTGAGGAAAGTTAAGGTGAGGCAGTACATTCCGTTCAGGGCGTTCATGTTGAGCACCCTATTTGTCACCCTGAGAAGGCCCGTGTACAGACTGATGGATGTGTATCTTATCCTGAAAAGGAGTGGTGAGCGTGTACGAAAGACTGCTGGAAGACTTAAGAAAAGGAAGGGTGATTCTGACGAGCAGGGCAAAGGACAGAGTTAA
- the lnt gene encoding apolipoprotein N-acyltransferase, translating into MASFFLSVLSGVLTALSMPGFLSGALIWFSLIPLLFAMERVGIWKKALLSFLYFFTHILITFFWVLPTLTENLPFVFGRYPSWLGVVVYLLMGVIEAAPFFGFGFLSHFAPRGTLLRSLYLASIYTMFEYIRGIGELGFTGGRISEALFRHTGLLQVVSVTGTLGLVFLIVFLNTVFYELLKKRKAVFIFVLIALVYILNATVEHLLPLPESGTFEVMALQPNVSTSLKYFTSSENMLNILEDMLKGKEDHVVITPEAFFLEDVRYSSVSNSLKEISRKNSIILGFPASGRNSVFLLENGEFKRVYSKVKLFPFVETLPYPKVFGVFSFLRGLSYYEPGEEFSVFKVRESPSFSVQICFESYFPEVSRNFVKNGSEFLVTVTNDGWFHYKVALINHFVQGVFRAAETRRQFLQVANTGITGLIDEYGRILRVLPSEERLLGLFHVKPRKGETFYVKFGDWFFYFSILLSGLSWVLSKL; encoded by the coding sequence TTGGCTAGTTTTTTTCTCAGTGTTTTATCTGGGGTTCTCACGGCCCTTTCAATGCCCGGCTTTCTATCCGGGGCTTTGATCTGGTTTTCCCTGATCCCTCTTCTCTTCGCCATGGAGCGGGTGGGGATCTGGAAGAAGGCACTCCTTTCGTTTCTCTACTTCTTCACACACATTCTAATTACCTTCTTCTGGGTTCTTCCAACATTGACGGAGAACCTTCCTTTTGTTTTTGGAAGGTACCCGTCGTGGCTCGGTGTTGTGGTGTATCTTTTGATGGGAGTCATAGAGGCTGCTCCGTTCTTTGGTTTTGGATTCCTTTCCCACTTTGCACCGCGTGGAACGCTTCTGAGGTCACTCTATCTTGCTTCCATCTACACGATGTTTGAGTACATCCGTGGGATCGGAGAACTGGGGTTCACAGGAGGAAGGATCTCCGAGGCCCTGTTCAGACACACCGGTCTTTTGCAAGTTGTTTCTGTCACGGGAACACTGGGTCTTGTGTTTCTGATAGTGTTTCTGAACACCGTCTTCTACGAACTTCTGAAGAAAAGAAAGGCTGTTTTCATTTTTGTGCTGATCGCTCTTGTTTACATCCTCAACGCCACGGTGGAACATCTTCTTCCACTACCGGAGAGTGGAACGTTCGAAGTGATGGCTCTTCAGCCCAACGTTTCCACCTCTTTGAAGTACTTCACGTCGAGCGAGAACATGCTCAACATCCTCGAAGATATGTTGAAAGGAAAAGAAGACCACGTTGTGATCACACCCGAGGCGTTTTTCCTGGAAGATGTCAGGTATTCATCTGTTTCGAACAGTTTGAAGGAGATTTCAAGAAAAAACTCGATCATCCTTGGCTTTCCGGCCAGTGGAAGAAACAGTGTTTTTCTGCTGGAAAACGGTGAGTTCAAAAGAGTCTACTCGAAGGTGAAACTCTTTCCCTTCGTCGAAACACTTCCTTATCCTAAAGTCTTTGGTGTCTTCAGTTTTTTGAGAGGGCTCTCTTACTATGAACCCGGTGAAGAATTTTCCGTCTTCAAAGTGAGAGAAAGTCCTTCGTTTTCCGTTCAGATATGTTTTGAGAGTTACTTTCCGGAGGTGTCCCGAAACTTCGTGAAAAACGGAAGCGAGTTCCTTGTGACCGTGACGAACGACGGATGGTTTCACTACAAAGTGGCGCTGATCAACCACTTTGTTCAGGGAGTCTTCAGGGCCGCTGAAACAAGAAGACAGTTTCTTCAGGTTGCAAACACGGGTATCACCGGGCTGATAGACGAGTACGGTAGAATTCTCAGGGTGCTTCCATCTGAAGAAAGGCTTCTGGGACTGTTTCATGTGAAACCGAGAAAGGGAGAAACTTTCTACGTGAAATTCGGAGACTGGTTCTTCTACTTCTCGATTCTTCTCAGTGGTCTTTCCTGGGTGCTATCGAAACTGTGA
- a CDS encoding DUF2225 domain-containing protein, protein MRTFWEKEFTCPFCGHRFKKKMVFFDAVKIKSRDIDLKPIFEDVNPMLYEVVTCPNCYFSAFDRDFETIKIKGEETEKKLKKLLEEARKKIKIKDEETPTEAIKRYALSGIVYSVLNQRKKVAISYLKIAWIFREMGKPEDEKRYLERALREFENHFKYDSYEESDEPMILFYLGVLNQILGNRKEAARWYERLLGKHRDSLYAKVGRERWQDLRRS, encoded by the coding sequence ATGAGAACCTTCTGGGAAAAAGAGTTCACGTGCCCTTTCTGCGGACACAGGTTCAAAAAAAAGATGGTCTTCTTCGATGCGGTGAAGATCAAATCGAGAGACATCGACCTGAAACCAATCTTTGAGGATGTAAATCCCATGCTCTACGAGGTAGTAACGTGTCCAAACTGCTACTTTTCCGCGTTCGACAGGGATTTTGAAACCATCAAAATAAAAGGTGAGGAAACAGAGAAAAAACTCAAAAAACTGCTCGAAGAGGCCAGAAAGAAGATCAAAATAAAGGACGAAGAAACACCCACAGAAGCGATAAAGCGGTACGCACTGAGCGGAATCGTGTACTCTGTTTTGAATCAGCGGAAGAAAGTGGCAATTTCCTACCTCAAGATCGCCTGGATCTTCAGAGAAATGGGAAAACCAGAAGATGAAAAGCGATACCTTGAGCGTGCTCTGAGGGAATTTGAAAATCACTTCAAATACGACAGTTATGAAGAGTCGGATGAGCCCATGATACTCTTCTACCTCGGAGTGTTGAATCAGATCCTTGGAAACAGGAAAGAAGCTGCAAGGTGGTACGAGCGTCTCCTTGGAAAGCACAGAGATTCCCTGTATGCGAAAGTGGGGAGAGAAAGATGGCAGGACTTAAGAAGATCGTGA
- a CDS encoding flavin reductase family protein, which translates to MSVYERLLEDLRKGRVILTSRAKDRVNGMTIGWGFFGIMWEEEYFITAVRPQRFTWRLIKESKRFTLNFLSEEHREALNYFGRVSGYQEDKFEKVLLHLDELEGFSAPIKEAHTLIECSVTFANNVEPFVLPQEIIDRFYKDHGFHTLFFGKIEKVLQR; encoded by the coding sequence GTGAGCGTGTACGAAAGACTGCTGGAAGACTTAAGAAAAGGAAGGGTGATTCTGACGAGCAGGGCAAAGGACAGAGTTAACGGCATGACTATAGGGTGGGGATTCTTCGGCATCATGTGGGAAGAAGAGTACTTCATCACCGCTGTGAGGCCTCAGAGATTCACCTGGCGTCTCATCAAAGAGAGCAAAAGATTCACTCTGAACTTTCTGAGCGAAGAACACAGAGAGGCGCTTAACTACTTTGGACGGGTGAGTGGATACCAGGAAGACAAGTTCGAGAAGGTACTTCTTCACCTGGATGAACTGGAAGGCTTCAGTGCTCCCATAAAAGAAGCACACACACTGATCGAGTGCTCTGTGACTTTCGCAAACAACGTAGAGCCCTTCGTTCTTCCTCAGGAGATCATCGACAGGTTCTACAAAGATCACGGCTTCCACACGTTGTTTTTTGGGAAGATCGAGAAGGTGCTTCAGAGATGA
- a CDS encoding DedA family protein: MTTFLFDNSGTPLPILAASTLISAGKMQAGPAFFAIYLGLLSWDSLTFFAGKMLKPFFSRLNWKVFQKILREFSNVYISSEKILILFCKFVPWVGKATPFLAGYMERPFRTLLVIWAGDLIYESVFFFTTLTAGRVFLEFSKILGIALFAVLMVVYFLWKRKMRKFIEKH; encoded by the coding sequence TTGACAACGTTTCTTTTCGACAACTCGGGAACACCCCTTCCTATTCTAGCAGCGTCCACACTGATTTCAGCAGGGAAGATGCAGGCAGGACCGGCTTTCTTTGCGATCTACCTGGGACTTTTAAGTTGGGACTCTCTTACCTTCTTTGCGGGAAAGATGCTGAAACCTTTCTTTTCCAGACTCAACTGGAAGGTTTTTCAGAAAATCCTCAGGGAGTTTTCGAATGTTTACATCTCTTCGGAAAAGATCCTGATTTTGTTCTGCAAGTTCGTTCCGTGGGTGGGAAAGGCCACACCGTTTCTTGCAGGATACATGGAAAGACCCTTCAGAACACTTCTTGTGATATGGGCCGGAGATCTAATATACGAAAGCGTGTTCTTCTTCACCACACTGACGGCTGGCAGGGTCTTTCTAGAGTTTTCAAAAATTCTGGGAATCGCTCTTTTTGCAGTGCTGATGGTTGTCTACTTTCTCTGGAAGAGAAAGATGAGAAAGTTCATTGAAAAACATTGA
- a CDS encoding DegT/DnrJ/EryC1/StrS family aminotransferase, with protein sequence MIPLSRPDITEEDIEEVVEVLKSGRLSLGDHTRKFGEVVAQYVGAKYGWPVSSGTAALHLILESLDVKEGDIVLVPSFTFIASVNVILMKKAIPVFVDVDRRTLNVSSETLEDAIKRCLKGFKQGDVHIKGVPGFFMAVDVFGHPLDWDGVLEVCSRYGITVIEDSCEALGSEYKGKKTGTFGVAGAFAFYPNKQITTGEGGVVVTDSEQIFTLVKSMSNQGRGEDEKWLYHVRFGYNYRIDEMSAALGLSQMERIDRILEKRSEAADRYSKMLKDLPWVQVPVVEEYVTRMSWFVYVIRLNGPDRDRVMKYMEEKGVQVRNYFHPVHLQPFYEKTFGNMRGLLPVTEEESKKTLALPFFTNISPKEQERVVEILEEAVERVG encoded by the coding sequence ATGATACCACTTTCCAGACCGGATATAACAGAAGAAGACATAGAAGAAGTCGTGGAAGTTCTGAAGAGTGGCAGACTGAGCCTGGGAGATCACACCAGAAAGTTCGGCGAAGTCGTGGCCCAGTACGTAGGAGCAAAGTACGGCTGGCCCGTCAGCAGCGGAACCGCAGCCCTTCATCTCATACTGGAGAGTTTGGACGTGAAAGAAGGAGACATCGTTCTTGTTCCCTCCTTCACTTTCATTGCTTCTGTGAACGTCATCCTCATGAAAAAGGCAATTCCCGTTTTTGTGGACGTGGACAGAAGAACACTGAACGTCTCTTCTGAGACACTTGAAGATGCCATCAAAAGGTGTCTGAAGGGATTCAAACAGGGAGATGTTCACATAAAAGGTGTTCCCGGGTTCTTCATGGCGGTGGATGTGTTCGGGCATCCCCTCGACTGGGACGGTGTGCTGGAAGTTTGCAGCAGGTACGGGATCACTGTGATAGAGGATTCATGTGAGGCCCTCGGTTCAGAATACAAAGGAAAGAAAACGGGAACCTTCGGTGTGGCGGGAGCTTTTGCCTTTTACCCGAACAAGCAGATCACCACCGGAGAAGGTGGGGTCGTTGTGACAGACAGCGAACAGATCTTCACACTCGTAAAGAGCATGAGCAACCAGGGAAGGGGAGAAGACGAGAAGTGGCTTTATCATGTGAGGTTTGGCTACAACTACAGGATCGATGAGATGTCCGCTGCACTCGGTTTATCGCAGATGGAGAGGATCGACAGGATACTGGAAAAGCGTTCAGAGGCGGCAGACAGATACTCGAAGATGCTGAAGGATCTTCCATGGGTTCAGGTTCCCGTTGTCGAAGAATACGTGACCAGAATGAGCTGGTTCGTTTACGTGATCAGACTGAACGGACCGGACAGAGACCGCGTTATGAAATACATGGAAGAAAAGGGTGTTCAGGTGAGAAATTACTTCCATCCCGTTCATCTTCAGCCCTTTTACGAGAAGACGTTTGGAAACATGAGAGGACTTCTGCCCGTAACGGAAGAAGAATCTAAAAAGACGCTCGCGCTTCCCTTCTTCACAAACATATCCCCGAAAGAACAGGAGCGTGTGGTGGAAATCCTCGAGGAGGCGGTGGAAAGGGTTGGCTAG
- a CDS encoding Rrf2 family transcriptional regulator has protein sequence MRSEYALRLMIVMAKEYDRYLSMTEILEKAKNSVPREFAEKILYTLRKSGIVETKRGKTGGYRLARPPKEIRVSDIIFLLDRKARVFFDMPGCPDELDCVIRSLWKRVEEEIEKVLGSVTLEDLVKEQEEKLKQM, from the coding sequence ATGCGGAGTGAGTACGCTCTCAGACTCATGATCGTGATGGCAAAGGAGTACGACAGATACCTCTCGATGACGGAGATACTGGAAAAGGCAAAAAACTCCGTTCCCAGAGAGTTCGCAGAGAAAATACTCTACACCCTCAGGAAATCAGGCATCGTGGAAACAAAAAGAGGAAAGACCGGAGGATACAGGCTTGCACGACCGCCAAAGGAGATAAGAGTGTCCGATATCATCTTTCTTCTGGACAGAAAGGCCAGGGTGTTCTTCGACATGCCTGGCTGTCCCGATGAACTGGACTGTGTCATCAGATCTCTCTGGAAGAGGGTGGAAGAAGAAATAGAGAAGGTACTCGGTAGCGTCACCCTGGAAGATCTTGTGAAGGAACAGGAAGAGAAGTTGAAACAAATGTGA
- the ftsY gene encoding signal recognition particle-docking protein FtsY, translating to MGLFDFLKKGLQKTKDAFFGKVVSLLKGKKLDDETREKLEELLIQADVGIETTEYILERLEEKDGNALEALRETLLEILNFDTALNEPDNPPFVITVVGVNGTGKTTSCGKLAKMFADRGKSVVLAAADTFRAAAIEQLKLWGDRVGATVIAHSEGADPAAVAFDAVSHALARNKDVVIIDTAGRLHTKKNLMEELRKVHRVIKKKIPEAPHEVLLVIDATTGQNGLVQAKVFKDAVDVTGIILTKLDGTAKGGIVLAIAKELGIPIKFVGVGEKEDDLKPFDPNAFVEVLLSE from the coding sequence ATGGGACTCTTTGACTTTCTGAAAAAGGGTCTTCAGAAAACAAAAGATGCGTTCTTTGGAAAAGTGGTGAGTCTTCTTAAAGGAAAGAAACTCGACGACGAAACCCGCGAAAAACTCGAAGAACTTCTCATTCAGGCAGACGTTGGTATTGAAACAACAGAGTACATTTTGGAAAGGCTCGAGGAGAAAGATGGAAACGCCCTGGAAGCACTGAGAGAAACCCTTCTTGAAATTCTGAACTTCGACACAGCACTGAACGAACCGGACAACCCCCCCTTCGTGATAACCGTGGTCGGTGTGAACGGAACGGGAAAGACCACATCCTGTGGCAAACTCGCAAAGATGTTCGCTGATAGAGGAAAAAGCGTTGTACTGGCAGCCGCCGACACCTTCAGAGCCGCTGCCATAGAACAGCTCAAACTCTGGGGAGATCGCGTCGGCGCCACCGTGATAGCCCATTCAGAAGGTGCAGATCCCGCTGCCGTTGCGTTCGATGCCGTCTCCCACGCTCTTGCCAGAAACAAGGACGTGGTGATAATAGACACCGCTGGAAGGCTTCACACGAAGAAGAACCTCATGGAAGAACTGAGAAAGGTCCACAGGGTGATAAAGAAAAAGATCCCGGAGGCTCCACACGAGGTGCTCCTTGTGATAGACGCCACCACAGGGCAGAACGGACTCGTTCAGGCGAAGGTGTTCAAAGATGCGGTGGACGTCACAGGAATCATTCTGACAAAGCTCGATGGTACCGCAAAGGGTGGAATTGTCCTTGCCATAGCAAAGGAGTTGGGAATTCCCATAAAGTTCGTGGGAGTTGGTGAAAAAGAAGACGACCTGAAACCTTTCGACCCCAACGCGTTCGTGGAGGTGCTCCTTTCCGAATGA
- a CDS encoding peptidoglycan DD-metalloendopeptidase family protein — MAGLKKIVIFLLVLVLLGACVPSEWREKLDRVEEQIRQINAHMDLLEKKIDDLQKRVNSQDASQEEMESLKREMEYLKKDLSSLQEEFRTRLDEIEGSYYTISMKLPAVEKAVSVLSDLEDLKTKVSELERKMSIATLGSSPSPSEDLKHILLDLEERVSRLERNSSRVDEMEKRLESSEKLLSKVALRVLSQNEARETVVYTTNDEIESRIEQIENRLSQLENNQKNLEQVVQEMKNIDTSQFVNVNPASYTEQLRKYLDEFRRLVRSYEIARILGIEEGYVFVRVERGDTLAKISDAFNLGPDGVEKIMKLNGIEDPRKLIAGQIIKVPVTNLSASFPVGEKPDPKIVVAGFGLKSDGSFSSGVVLESSGQKVKAALPGRVKSVKDGTVVVYHGNDVETVYRNLSVVRVNVGDWVGAGETIGYGGSNVEFELYVEGEPKDPMLLFFSNMGEFEISFYTEWEDGKLPEHPAFRLTKSGKIPKEWQTAAADTSVFPIGSVLYIPELRDAPNGGVFVVEDIGGVIKGRKIDIYLDSIREALHNRKIVSRVFVWRD, encoded by the coding sequence ATGGCAGGACTTAAGAAGATCGTGATCTTCCTTCTGGTACTGGTTCTTCTTGGAGCGTGTGTGCCTTCTGAATGGAGAGAAAAACTGGACAGAGTGGAGGAACAGATCAGGCAGATCAACGCCCATATGGATCTTCTGGAGAAAAAGATCGACGATCTTCAAAAAAGAGTGAACTCCCAGGACGCCTCTCAGGAGGAGATGGAGTCGCTGAAGAGAGAAATGGAGTACCTGAAAAAGGATCTTTCTTCCCTGCAGGAAGAATTCCGCACAAGACTGGATGAGATCGAAGGTAGCTACTACACCATTTCCATGAAACTTCCTGCCGTTGAGAAGGCTGTCTCTGTTCTGTCTGATCTTGAAGATCTGAAGACGAAGGTCTCAGAACTCGAAAGAAAGATGAGCATAGCCACCCTCGGAAGTTCCCCATCCCCTTCTGAAGATCTCAAGCACATCCTCCTTGATCTGGAGGAGAGGGTCTCCCGTCTGGAGAGAAACTCTTCGCGTGTTGACGAAATGGAGAAAAGACTGGAAAGTTCAGAAAAACTTCTCTCCAAGGTGGCTCTGCGCGTGCTGTCACAGAACGAGGCCAGAGAAACGGTCGTGTACACCACAAACGATGAGATCGAAAGCCGCATCGAACAAATAGAGAACAGACTCTCGCAGCTGGAAAACAACCAGAAGAACCTGGAGCAAGTAGTGCAGGAGATGAAAAACATCGATACTTCCCAGTTTGTGAATGTGAATCCGGCATCGTACACCGAGCAGTTGAGGAAGTACCTGGACGAGTTCAGAAGGCTGGTGAGAAGTTACGAGATAGCCAGAATTCTTGGAATCGAAGAGGGATACGTTTTCGTCAGGGTGGAGCGGGGAGACACCCTTGCAAAGATCAGCGATGCCTTCAATCTAGGACCGGACGGAGTGGAGAAGATCATGAAACTCAACGGAATAGAAGACCCCAGAAAGCTCATAGCGGGACAGATCATAAAAGTGCCCGTGACGAATCTTTCTGCGAGTTTCCCGGTGGGAGAAAAGCCCGATCCAAAGATCGTGGTCGCTGGATTCGGCCTGAAATCGGATGGCTCGTTCTCTTCGGGAGTTGTGCTGGAAAGTTCCGGCCAGAAGGTGAAGGCTGCTCTTCCGGGAAGGGTGAAGAGCGTAAAAGATGGAACGGTCGTTGTGTACCATGGAAACGACGTGGAGACCGTGTACAGGAATCTTTCCGTTGTGAGAGTCAACGTCGGTGACTGGGTTGGTGCGGGAGAGACGATCGGATACGGAGGAAGCAACGTGGAGTTCGAACTCTACGTGGAGGGAGAACCGAAGGATCCCATGCTCCTGTTCTTTTCGAACATGGGAGAGTTCGAAATCAGTTTCTACACAGAGTGGGAGGACGGAAAACTTCCTGAACATCCTGCTTTCAGGCTCACAAAATCCGGGAAAATACCGAAGGAGTGGCAAACGGCCGCGGCTGACACGTCTGTCTTCCCCATCGGGTCCGTTCTTTACATTCCTGAACTCAGAGACGCCCCAAACGGTGGTGTTTTCGTCGTGGAAGACATCGGAGGAGTCATAAAGGGAAGAAAGATCGACATATACCTGGACAGCATAAGAGAGGCGCTTCACAACCGAAAGATCGTGTCCAGAGTTTTCGTCTGGAGGGATTGA
- a CDS encoding DegQ family serine endoprotease, whose protein sequence is MKKFLALILTVVVLSSVFPYVNPDYESPIVKVVEACAPAVVKIDVTKTVRTSFFDPYFEDFFRKWFGELPPGFERQVSSLGSGFIFDPEGYILTNYHVVGGADNITVTLLDGSKYDAEYIGGDEELDIAVIKIKATDKKFPYLGFGDSDKVKIGEWAIAIGNPLGFQHTVTVGVVSATNRKIPKPDGSGYYVGLIQTDAAINPGNSGGPLLNIHGEVIGINTAIVNPQEAVNLGFAIPINTVKKFLDTILTKKKVEKAYLGVTVMTLTEETAKALGLETTSGALITSVQKGSPAEKAGLKEGDVILKVDDQDVRSHEELVSIIHTYKPGDTATLTIERKGKIMKVQVTFGSSSEEETAAAEGEKTIDVLGITVANITPADRETYSIPEEIRGVIVRESSGKFGIQKGDIIVAVYINGRRYDINSVEDLERVASGIKKGDYVALYIYRNGARVFVSFIYQR, encoded by the coding sequence ATGAAGAAATTTCTCGCACTCATCTTAACTGTGGTTGTTCTCTCCAGCGTCTTTCCATACGTCAATCCCGACTACGAAAGTCCCATCGTGAAGGTTGTGGAGGCGTGTGCACCGGCCGTTGTGAAGATAGATGTGACGAAAACGGTGAGAACCTCCTTCTTTGACCCCTATTTTGAGGACTTCTTCAGGAAGTGGTTTGGAGAACTCCCTCCGGGTTTTGAAAGACAGGTTTCCAGCCTTGGATCTGGTTTCATCTTCGATCCTGAAGGTTACATCCTCACCAACTACCACGTGGTCGGTGGGGCCGACAACATCACCGTGACGCTGCTGGATGGAAGCAAGTACGATGCAGAGTACATAGGTGGTGACGAAGAACTCGACATCGCCGTTATAAAGATCAAGGCAACAGACAAAAAATTTCCATACCTTGGGTTTGGTGATTCGGACAAGGTGAAAATCGGTGAGTGGGCAATAGCCATAGGAAATCCGCTTGGATTCCAGCACACGGTGACCGTGGGTGTGGTCAGTGCTACGAACAGAAAAATACCAAAGCCCGATGGCAGCGGATATTACGTGGGACTCATCCAGACGGACGCAGCGATAAACCCCGGAAACAGTGGAGGTCCTCTTCTGAACATCCACGGTGAGGTGATCGGAATAAACACCGCAATAGTCAATCCTCAAGAGGCGGTGAACCTTGGGTTCGCCATACCCATAAACACAGTGAAGAAGTTCCTGGACACCATTCTCACCAAAAAGAAGGTTGAGAAAGCCTACCTCGGTGTGACCGTCATGACCCTCACAGAAGAGACGGCCAAAGCCCTGGGACTTGAAACCACAAGCGGTGCCCTCATAACGAGTGTACAGAAAGGCTCTCCCGCAGAAAAAGCCGGCCTCAAGGAAGGTGACGTGATTCTCAAAGTCGATGATCAGGATGTGAGGAGTCACGAAGAACTCGTTTCCATCATCCACACCTACAAACCAGGAGACACCGCAACTCTCACCATAGAGAGGAAAGGAAAGATCATGAAAGTTCAGGTAACGTTCGGATCTTCCTCTGAAGAGGAAACCGCGGCAGCAGAAGGAGAAAAAACGATAGACGTTCTCGGAATCACGGTGGCCAACATCACACCGGCGGACAGAGAAACTTATTCGATCCCAGAAGAGATCCGGGGAGTCATAGTAAGAGAGAGCAGCGGAAAGTTCGGAATCCAGAAAGGAGACATCATCGTAGCAGTTTACATAAATGGAAGAAGATATGATATAAATTCAGTGGAGGATCTCGAAAGAGTCGCTTCAGGAATCAAGAAAGGAGACTATGTGGCTCTGTACATCTACAGAAACGGTGCGAGGGTGTTTGTGAGTTTTATCTATCAGAGATAG
- the sfsA gene encoding DNA/RNA nuclease SfsA, producing the protein MKLEIPFDEEGIFLERKTRFTGIVSVGKERTQAHIHNTGRLPLLSPGKRVLLKRAKSERRKTKWDLLAVEYREEFVFVHSGYHSLVAERILGEMFPGARIEREKTSGNSVLDFLVDGKTFVEVKGCTFEENGVAMFPDAPTVRGKRHVEELIRCVESGFRALLLILVFLESRCFLPNRKVDPFFSEIFWHALSKGVDVCVFRLKYDGEYLHSMGNLPICEEV; encoded by the coding sequence ATGAAACTCGAGATACCCTTCGACGAAGAAGGGATTTTTCTTGAAAGGAAGACCAGATTCACGGGTATCGTCTCTGTTGGAAAAGAGAGAACACAGGCACACATCCACAACACAGGCCGTCTTCCACTGCTGTCACCTGGAAAAAGGGTCCTTTTAAAGCGGGCAAAATCCGAAAGGAGAAAGACAAAATGGGACCTTCTTGCGGTCGAATACAGAGAAGAGTTTGTCTTTGTTCACTCTGGATACCACAGCCTCGTGGCAGAAAGGATTCTCGGGGAGATGTTCCCGGGTGCCAGAATAGAAAGAGAAAAGACCTCAGGAAACAGCGTGCTGGATTTTCTGGTAGACGGGAAAACCTTTGTGGAAGTTAAGGGATGTACGTTCGAAGAAAACGGCGTTGCCATGTTTCCGGATGCTCCAACAGTGCGGGGAAAAAGACACGTGGAAGAACTGATCCGATGTGTTGAAAGTGGTTTCAGGGCGCTTCTTTTGATACTGGTTTTCCTTGAGAGCAGGTGTTTTCTTCCAAACAGAAAGGTTGATCCTTTCTTTTCCGAGATCTTCTGGCACGCTTTGAGCAAAGGGGTCGATGTTTGTGTATTCAGGTTAAAATATGATGGAGAGTATCTCCACTCGATGGGAAATCTGCCGATCTGCGAGGAGGTGTAA